In Streptomyces sp. NBC_01707, a genomic segment contains:
- the nirB gene encoding nitrite reductase large subunit NirB, giving the protein MPVSTPPTDHTAPVPTIVVVGHGMVGQRFLEALADRGLTATAGTARVVVLCEEPRAAYDRVQLTSYFTGRTPDELSLAEPDFMDRHGFELRLGDPAESVDREARTVTARSGETFAYDTLVLATGSYPFVPPVPGKDAAGCFVYRTIEDLLAIEEYARTATTGAVVGGGLLGLEAAGALKGLGLDTHVVEFAPRLMPVQVDEGGGAALLRTIESMGLTVHTGVGTQEVTAGEDGAVTGMALSDGSSLATDLVVFSAGVRPRDQLARDCGLPVGPRGGIVVDEECRTSDPSVFAIGECALASDGRVYGLVAPGYEMAQTAAEVIAGRTAAFTGADLSTKLKLLGVDVASFGDAHGTAEGCLDVVYADSRTGVYKKLVIGRDGTLLGGVLVGDAEQYGTLRPMTGTVLPVAPEQLVLPAGAGGPVTLGPSSLPDDAVICSCHNVTKGSICEHSTLPEVKKCTKAGTGCGSCVKVIGQLLPQSQDKGLCGCFSHTRSELYEIVRTLGIASYAQLLDSHGREAARGGDGCEICKPTVGSIIASLAPTLGASGYVLDGEQAALQDTNDHFLANLQRNGSYSIVPRIPGGEITPEKLIVIGEVARDFGLYTKITGGQRIDMFGARVDQLPLIWTRLVDAGFESGHAYGKSLRTVKSCVGRTWCRYGVQDSVRMAIDLELRYRGLRSPHKLKSAVSGCARECAEARGKDFGIIATAGGWNLYVGGNGGAEPRHADLLAQDLSDAELVRLIDRFLMFYIRTADRLERTSTWLDRIEGGLDHVRDVVVHDSLGLCEELERMMADHVAGYRDEWAETINDPERLRRFVTFVNAPDAPDPSVRFVPERDQVKPDLEILAGPVLAVRTLEGTSSR; this is encoded by the coding sequence ATGCCGGTGTCCACTCCCCCGACCGACCACACCGCCCCGGTGCCCACGATCGTGGTCGTCGGACACGGCATGGTCGGCCAGCGGTTCCTGGAGGCGCTCGCCGACCGCGGACTGACCGCGACCGCGGGCACCGCCCGGGTCGTCGTGCTCTGCGAGGAGCCCCGCGCCGCCTACGACCGCGTCCAGCTCACCTCGTACTTCACCGGGCGGACCCCGGACGAGCTGTCGCTCGCCGAACCGGACTTCATGGACCGGCACGGCTTCGAGCTGCGTCTCGGCGACCCTGCCGAGAGCGTGGACCGCGAGGCCCGTACGGTCACCGCACGCTCCGGGGAGACCTTCGCGTACGACACGCTGGTGCTGGCCACCGGCTCGTACCCTTTCGTGCCGCCGGTCCCCGGCAAGGACGCCGCGGGCTGCTTCGTCTACCGCACCATCGAGGACCTCCTCGCCATCGAGGAGTACGCGAGGACGGCGACCACCGGTGCGGTGGTCGGCGGCGGACTGCTCGGGCTGGAGGCGGCGGGCGCGCTGAAGGGGCTCGGGCTCGACACGCACGTCGTGGAGTTCGCGCCGCGGCTGATGCCGGTGCAGGTCGACGAGGGCGGTGGCGCGGCGCTGCTGCGCACCATCGAGTCCATGGGCCTCACCGTGCACACGGGCGTCGGCACGCAGGAGGTCACCGCGGGCGAGGACGGCGCGGTGACCGGCATGGCACTCTCCGACGGCTCCTCGCTCGCCACCGACCTGGTGGTCTTCTCGGCGGGCGTACGCCCCCGCGACCAGCTGGCCCGCGACTGCGGTCTGCCGGTCGGCCCGCGCGGCGGCATCGTCGTCGACGAGGAGTGCCGCACCTCCGACCCGTCGGTCTTCGCGATCGGCGAATGCGCGCTGGCCTCGGACGGCCGGGTGTACGGGCTCGTCGCGCCCGGCTACGAGATGGCGCAGACGGCCGCCGAGGTGATCGCGGGCAGGACGGCGGCGTTCACCGGCGCCGATCTGTCGACGAAGCTGAAGCTGCTCGGGGTGGACGTGGCGTCGTTCGGCGACGCGCACGGCACGGCCGAGGGCTGCCTCGACGTGGTGTACGCGGACTCCCGCACCGGCGTCTACAAGAAGCTGGTGATCGGCCGGGACGGCACCCTGCTCGGCGGGGTGCTGGTCGGAGACGCCGAGCAGTACGGCACGCTGCGGCCGATGACCGGTACGGTCCTGCCGGTGGCCCCGGAGCAGCTGGTGCTGCCGGCCGGTGCGGGCGGCCCGGTCACGCTCGGCCCGTCCTCGCTGCCGGACGACGCGGTGATCTGCTCCTGCCACAACGTCACCAAGGGCTCGATCTGCGAGCACAGCACCCTGCCCGAGGTGAAGAAGTGCACCAAGGCCGGTACCGGCTGCGGCAGTTGCGTGAAGGTGATCGGGCAGCTGTTGCCGCAGAGCCAGGACAAGGGCCTGTGCGGCTGCTTCTCGCACACCCGCAGCGAGTTGTACGAGATCGTCCGAACCCTCGGCATCGCCTCGTACGCGCAGCTGCTCGACTCGCACGGCCGTGAGGCAGCACGCGGCGGGGACGGCTGCGAGATCTGCAAGCCGACCGTCGGCTCGATCATCGCGTCGCTGGCTCCGACACTCGGCGCGAGCGGCTATGTGCTGGACGGCGAGCAGGCGGCCCTCCAGGACACGAACGACCACTTCCTCGCCAACCTCCAGCGCAACGGCTCGTACTCGATCGTGCCGCGCATCCCGGGAGGCGAGATCACCCCGGAGAAGCTGATCGTGATCGGTGAGGTCGCCCGCGACTTCGGCCTCTACACGAAGATCACCGGGGGCCAGCGGATCGACATGTTCGGCGCCCGTGTCGACCAGCTGCCACTGATCTGGACGCGTCTGGTGGACGCCGGCTTCGAGTCCGGGCACGCGTACGGGAAGTCGCTGCGTACGGTCAAGTCCTGTGTGGGCCGGACCTGGTGCCGGTACGGCGTGCAGGACTCGGTACGGATGGCGATCGACCTGGAGCTGCGCTACCGCGGGCTGCGCTCGCCGCACAAGCTGAAGTCGGCGGTGTCCGGATGCGCCCGGGAATGCGCGGAGGCCCGGGGCAAGGACTTCGGGATCATTGCCACCGCGGGCGGCTGGAACCTGTACGTGGGCGGCAACGGCGGCGCCGAACCGCGCCACGCGGACCTGCTCGCCCAGGATCTCTCCGACGCCGAACTGGTGCGTCTCATCGACCGGTTCCTGATGTTCTACATCCGCACCGCGGACCGTCTGGAACGCACCTCGACCTGGCTGGACCGCATCGAGGGCGGCCTCGACCACGTACGGGACGTCGTCGTCCACGACTCACTGGGGCTCTGCGAGGAGCTGGAGCGGATGATGGCCGACCATGTCGCCGGCTACCGCGACGAGTGGGCCGAGACCATCAACGACCCGGAGCGGCTGAGGCGGTTCGTCACCTTCGTCAACGCACCCGACGCACCCGACCCGTCGGTGCGGTTCGTCCCGGAACGCGACCAGGTCAAGCCCGACCTGGAGATCCTCGCCGGTCCGGTTCTCGCTGTCCGCACTCTCGAAGGGACCTCCTCCCGATGA
- a CDS encoding NAD(P)/FAD-dependent oxidoreductase translates to MTTATADAAGVVVIGAGMAGARLAARMPGVTVIGEETHAPYNRVLLAEVLAGRYAAEVIALPPAEVRRGVRVVRIDRADRLVHCDDGSVVRYGRLVLATGSNPVLPPLRGLGTTMPDGVHAFRTLDDCFALREAVRAGTRGVRAVVIGGGLLGVSAARALAACGAQVVLAQQGEHLMERQLDAESAGLLRRHLESLGVEVHTECRVRGLRCADGAVRAVELADGYELAAEITVLACGVRPRTGLAQAAGLDVRRGIVVDDELRTSDPYIHAIGDCAEHRGAVYGLAGPALEQSDVLAQVLAGRPARYEGTRALTRLTLHGPVAGPAGPFDLAAFGESRPLPGDDVVRLADATRGAYRSVVVRGDRLAGGVLLGDLAAVGTLARTWEDDEPLPAETSLLHLLTNDGGY, encoded by the coding sequence ATGACGACAGCGACGGCGGACGCGGCAGGTGTGGTGGTGATCGGCGCCGGGATGGCGGGCGCGCGGCTCGCCGCCCGGATGCCCGGCGTCACCGTCATCGGCGAGGAGACGCACGCCCCGTACAACAGGGTGCTGCTGGCGGAGGTGCTGGCCGGGCGGTACGCGGCCGAGGTCATCGCCCTGCCCCCCGCCGAGGTGCGGCGCGGGGTGCGGGTGGTGCGGATCGACCGCGCCGACCGGCTCGTCCACTGCGACGACGGAAGCGTCGTGCGGTACGGGCGGCTGGTGCTGGCCACCGGGTCGAACCCGGTGCTGCCCCCGTTGCGCGGGCTCGGCACCACGATGCCGGACGGGGTGCATGCGTTCCGTACGCTCGACGACTGCTTCGCGCTGCGGGAAGCGGTGCGTGCCGGTACCCGGGGTGTGCGCGCCGTCGTCATCGGGGGCGGACTGCTCGGTGTGTCCGCCGCCCGGGCGCTCGCCGCATGCGGTGCGCAGGTGGTGCTGGCCCAGCAGGGCGAGCACCTCATGGAGCGGCAGCTGGACGCCGAGTCGGCGGGGCTGCTCCGCCGCCACCTGGAGAGTCTCGGTGTGGAGGTGCACACCGAGTGCCGGGTTCGCGGGCTGCGCTGCGCCGACGGCGCGGTGCGGGCGGTGGAGTTGGCCGACGGCTACGAGCTGGCGGCCGAGATCACGGTGCTGGCCTGCGGGGTACGACCCAGGACCGGGCTCGCGCAGGCGGCCGGACTGGACGTGCGCCGGGGCATCGTCGTCGACGACGAGCTGCGTACCTCCGATCCGTACATCCATGCGATCGGCGACTGCGCCGAGCACCGCGGCGCCGTGTACGGCCTGGCGGGCCCGGCGCTGGAGCAGTCCGATGTGCTCGCCCAGGTGCTGGCGGGGCGGCCCGCCCGCTACGAGGGGACCCGCGCGCTGACCCGGCTCACTCTGCACGGTCCGGTCGCCGGCCCCGCGGGCCCGTTCGATCTGGCCGCGTTCGGGGAGTCCCGGCCACTGCCCGGCGACGACGTCGTCCGGCTCGCCGATGCCACGCGCGGCGCGTACCGCTCGGTCGTGGTGCGCGGCGACCGGCTGGCAGGCGGTGTGCTGCTCGGCGATCTCGCCGCGGTCGGCACGCTCGCCCGGACCTGGGAGGACGACGAACCGCTCCCCGCCGAAACGTCCCTGCTCCATCTGCTCACCAACGACGGAGGCTACTGA
- a CDS encoding TSUP family transporter: protein MPDITLTTLVVLCLAAAAAGWIDAVVGGGGLLLLPALLLGLPHVPAAHVLGTNKAVAIVGTSGAAVTYARKAPVKVGTAVRIGLMALAGSMTGAFFAAGISSDVLRPVIMVVLLAVAAFVMLRPQFGKEAAGATDRKVTRARTVTAIVLVGGGIGFYDGLFGPGTGTFLVLALTAVLHLDLVTASATAKIVNVCTNGGALAMFAYQGNVMWQLAALMAVFNLAGGLLGARTALRKGSEFVRGVLLVVVFSLVARLAFDQWS, encoded by the coding sequence ATGCCCGACATCACCCTGACCACCCTTGTCGTCCTCTGCCTCGCCGCTGCCGCCGCGGGCTGGATCGATGCGGTGGTCGGCGGTGGCGGACTGCTTCTGCTGCCCGCGCTGCTGCTGGGCCTGCCACACGTCCCGGCCGCGCATGTCCTCGGCACCAACAAGGCGGTCGCGATCGTCGGTACGTCGGGCGCCGCCGTGACCTACGCGCGCAAGGCACCGGTGAAGGTCGGGACGGCCGTCCGGATCGGGCTCATGGCGCTGGCCGGATCGATGACCGGAGCCTTCTTCGCCGCCGGGATCAGCAGTGACGTGCTGCGTCCGGTCATCATGGTGGTGCTGCTGGCGGTCGCGGCGTTCGTGATGCTGCGGCCGCAGTTCGGCAAGGAGGCCGCGGGGGCCACGGACCGCAAGGTCACCCGGGCCCGTACCGTCACCGCGATCGTGCTGGTCGGCGGCGGCATCGGCTTCTACGACGGGCTGTTCGGACCCGGCACCGGCACGTTCCTGGTGCTCGCGCTGACCGCCGTGCTCCACCTCGACCTGGTGACGGCGTCCGCCACCGCCAAGATCGTCAACGTCTGCACCAACGGCGGCGCCCTCGCGATGTTCGCCTACCAGGGCAATGTCATGTGGCAGCTGGCCGCGCTGATGGCGGTGTTCAACCTGGCGGGCGGGCTGCTGGGCGCGAGGACGGCGCTCCGGAAAGGCAGTGAGTTCGTCCGGGGCGTCCTGCTGGTCGTGGTGTTCTCCCTGGTCGCGCGACTTGCCTTCGACCAGTGGTCGTAA
- a CDS encoding class F sortase — protein sequence MSQKAKGWLVAVAVLFGIWLIRNGSETQLMPPQPTAAQAFAAGPEVQPGSPVAEPLRPSTPVRIRIPSIRVDAPMIRLGLRPDGSLAVPPAENRNVVSWYKDGTPPGAKGTALVVGHVDNAQGRSVFYNLGSLAKGSTIEVDRRDGHTAVFSLDAIEVYANKDFPDQRVYGPSPNASLRLITCGGGFSKTTGYQGNVVAYAHLTGVR from the coding sequence GTGTCCCAGAAGGCCAAGGGCTGGCTGGTCGCCGTCGCAGTGCTGTTCGGCATCTGGCTGATCCGGAACGGCTCGGAAACTCAGCTGATGCCGCCACAGCCGACCGCGGCCCAGGCCTTCGCGGCCGGTCCCGAAGTGCAGCCCGGCTCACCGGTCGCCGAGCCGCTGCGCCCCTCGACACCCGTCCGCATCCGCATCCCCAGCATCAGGGTGGACGCCCCGATGATCCGGCTCGGGCTCAGGCCCGACGGCAGTCTCGCCGTGCCGCCGGCCGAGAACCGTAACGTCGTCAGCTGGTACAAGGACGGCACCCCGCCCGGCGCCAAGGGCACCGCCCTCGTCGTCGGTCATGTCGACAACGCGCAGGGGCGGTCGGTCTTCTACAACCTGGGTTCCCTGGCGAAGGGCAGCACCATCGAGGTGGACCGCCGGGACGGGCACACCGCCGTCTTCTCGCTCGACGCCATCGAGGTGTACGCGAACAAGGACTTCCCCGACCAGAGGGTGTACGGCCCCTCGCCGAACGCCTCGCTGCGGCTGATCACCTGCGGCGGCGGCTTCTCGAAGACCACCGGCTACCAGGGCAATGTGGTGGCGTACGCGCACCTCACGGGCGTGCGGTGA
- a CDS encoding aminotransferase class IV family protein, which produces MTTAAPLYAEFNGHAATEADLLIPAFSSYGHFTAMQVRDGKVRGLAFHLARLDAANQELFDHGLDGGRIRDLIRHALDGAGIRDASTRVHAFLPPGDAKATVMVTVRGPAQKSPEPHSLMSVPYVRTAPHIKRPGEFGQTYYGRLAARSGFDEALLTAPDGTVTEGAITNIAFWDGTSVVWPAAPSLHGVTMALLEQELPGAGLASVRRPVTLDGIGAFRSAFLTNSQGIAPIRRIDDAEFTVDEELMKQVGLAYEGAPWDTL; this is translated from the coding sequence ATGACGACCGCCGCACCCCTGTACGCCGAGTTCAACGGACACGCAGCAACCGAGGCGGATCTCCTGATCCCCGCCTTCTCCAGCTACGGCCACTTCACGGCCATGCAGGTCAGGGACGGAAAGGTGCGTGGCCTCGCCTTCCACCTGGCCCGGCTGGACGCCGCGAACCAGGAACTGTTCGACCACGGCCTGGACGGCGGACGGATCCGCGACCTGATCCGGCACGCACTCGACGGTGCGGGCATACGGGACGCCTCGACCCGGGTGCACGCCTTCCTGCCACCCGGCGACGCGAAGGCGACGGTCATGGTCACGGTGCGCGGACCGGCGCAGAAGTCCCCCGAACCGCACAGCCTGATGTCCGTTCCGTACGTCCGCACCGCGCCGCACATCAAGCGCCCCGGCGAGTTCGGCCAGACGTACTACGGGCGGCTCGCCGCGCGCTCCGGTTTCGACGAGGCGCTGCTGACCGCACCGGACGGAACGGTGACCGAGGGCGCGATCACCAACATCGCCTTCTGGGACGGAACTTCGGTCGTCTGGCCCGCCGCACCGTCACTCCACGGCGTCACCATGGCCCTGCTGGAACAGGAGCTTCCGGGGGCCGGTCTGGCGTCCGTACGGCGGCCCGTGACGCTGGACGGGATCGGCGCCTTCCGGTCGGCGTTCCTCACCAACTCGCAGGGCATCGCACCGATCCGGCGGATCGACGACGCGGAGTTCACCGTCGACGAGGAACTGATGAAGCAGGTGGGGCTGGCGTACGAGGGCGCCCCCTGGGACACCCTCTGA
- a CDS encoding NADPH-dependent FMN reductase: MELMTPAPVASATTAPLKVAVILASNREGRFAPVIADWFLSRTADHPDIETDLVDIADLDLPYALSHRPGPDATAQLAEITPRLAAADAFVVVTPEYNHSFPAPLKNLIDWHRAEWQAKPVAFVSYGGVSGGLRAVEHLRQVFAELHAVSIRDTVSFHNAGALFDDDRRHRDPAAVDAAAKTLLDQLVWWGQALREAKAVRPYGD, from the coding sequence ATGGAACTCATGACACCTGCCCCGGTCGCATCCGCCACCACCGCACCCCTGAAGGTCGCGGTCATCCTGGCCAGCAACCGAGAGGGCCGCTTCGCCCCCGTGATCGCCGACTGGTTCCTCTCGCGTACGGCGGACCACCCGGACATCGAGACCGACCTCGTCGACATCGCCGACCTCGATCTCCCGTACGCCCTCTCTCACCGCCCCGGACCCGACGCGACTGCACAACTGGCCGAGATCACACCCAGGTTGGCCGCTGCCGACGCCTTTGTCGTCGTCACCCCCGAGTACAACCACTCGTTCCCCGCCCCGCTGAAGAACCTCATCGACTGGCATCGCGCCGAATGGCAGGCCAAGCCCGTCGCCTTCGTCTCGTACGGGGGAGTGTCCGGCGGTCTGCGGGCCGTCGAGCACCTCCGCCAGGTCTTCGCCGAACTGCACGCCGTCTCCATCCGCGACACGGTGTCGTTCCACAACGCGGGCGCCCTGTTCGACGACGACCGCAGGCACAGGGATCCGGCGGCCGTGGACGCGGCGGCGAAGACGTTGCTCGATCAGCTCGTCTGGTGGGGGCAGGCGCTGCGTGAAGCCAAGGCGGTTCGTCCGTACGGTGATTGA